The Calditrichota bacterium sequence CACTTCCACTACATCCAGCGCCGGAAAAAAGACATCCGCCAGGGCGTCACGAAGCTGCCAACTGTTCAGATCTCTCGCTTTTACGACCCCGCCATGGCTCAAGCGGGCCAGGTTTTCGTAAAGATAATCATTTCCAAAATAGGCCTTATTATTGATCCAAATATAATACTCCCAATCATAGTTTGCACAATTAAAAATACGGAAACTCACAGCAGGTTTTATCTGGCGAAGACTCAAATCGATAATTTCGTTGGCCACACTGAGCGGTTTAGAATGCTTGTTCGCACTGCTAAAAAGCCAGATTTCACCCGCAACATTCTCCCGGTTAAAATAATCTTTGGCCGCCCGTAACAATTGAGGAAGCGTTGAAAGGTAAGGCTGAGGCGCCTGAGTGATTTCATTAAAAAGCTGTTCCACTGTTTGATCCGTAGCCGGGACAAAATGTTCGCGTAACGTTTTGGGGACAAAATCGGTCAATAAGACGTTTATCGAATCTAACTCGGTAAGCCCTGAAATCGCCATGACCTTAAATTCGTTGAGCAACTGGGTTCGAGAAAACTTGGATGGAATATTCTCGGCCAAATCATAAATAATCAAAATATGTCGGGGGTTTCGTTCTGTTGGAAGCAACGGTGGGGTAAGCATAAGCGAATAATAGGCACCGCTTTCATTTTCAAATATCCGAAGCTCGGGTCCTTTTGAAAGTGGTCGAAACCAGCGGATGCCAATGTTACTGTAAAAATTGATTTTTCTCGCCGGGATAGAGGTTTTCCACTTACCTCCCACTTTTTCAAAAGGGAAGTTGGCTTCACTGTAAATTCCATAGATAATTTTGGGTTGTGCGGAGGGAAAATCGTGGTCAACAAAATAAAAATTAACAGGAATACTGCAGTGATAGGTGGGACAGGACTCAAAAAAAGAGGACAGGGGAATAGCTGTGCGCATTTGCCAGATTCCGGGTGTGGCGCGAATGACATATTTTACGCGAAATGTAAAATCTTTGTCCCGATAAATAGGGGAAAGACGCATCTCGTATTTTGAAACCGACTTCCCATAATAGTCCCGCTGAATGACTTTCCGAAGCAACAGACGCAGATCGGATTTAGGCGTTTGCTCATAAATTTCTTCTGCCTTAAATAAATCCGTAGGTTTTGCGTCGATCCATTGGGTTCCATCGAAAAGACCCGCAGAAATTAAAACCGCCCCTTTCGGTAATTCAAACGGGATCTTGACTTGAAAGGGCTGATTCGTCGGACACTGCCAGGATGAACAGACCATTCGAGCACGCGTTTGGATTTCAACCTGGGAAAGGGGACCAGAATTTTCAACGGAAACAGTCATTCCCATGGTGTCAAAATAATACCAAACTTCGTGAGGATTATTTAATCCAATAGCAACAAAACGCCCCGCTTGTGAAGGAACAGCAAGACCCAACAACAAAATTGAAAGAAGGAGAATTTTTTTCATGATGCCTCCCTTATTAAATAAGAAAACCGAACAAATAAAAAGAACAGACGCAGGTGGTTTGAAAACTGGTTTTATGAGGTCACATTTGCTTTTTTTCCGCTTGAAACATACCCGCTTTTGGGATCGAATATTGCAGGAAAAGGTTTCAGAAAGAATAGGGACTTAAGGGAAAAGGAATCCTGTTTTTAGAATTGGAACAGACGGCATCATGATCATTCACTTTTAACACAGAAAGAAACGGTTCAACCAGCCTTAAGAATCTCGTTGTCATTCAAGCGGCTCACCTTTAATCTCATTTTTTATTTGAGAAATAATAAGGAAAACCCGCTGAACAATAAAAAGGCAGCACTTTCACGAACCGGTTGTTCATGAAATCCATGGATGCCGCGAAAAGTTTTTCGTGAATGAACTGCTTGTTGTGAATGTGTTACCGGGGATAGGTACCTGCAATAAAATCATGGAGATAGTGAATTTCATAATGCGCTTCGTGCAGTTGATTTTTCACCAGATCCCCAATTGAAATAATACCAATTAATTTCCCGTTTTCAAGAACAGGAATGTGGCGTATCTTGTTTTCAGTAACAATGCCCATAAGATAATCGGTACTGTCTTCAGGTGTGGCGACAATCACTTCGGTGGTCATTACATCTTTGACCTTTGTGTCTTTGAGTTGTTCACAACGGCGGGCCAACAATCGCAAAATGTCTCGTTCGGAAATAATCCCGAGCATGGTTTCTTTTTCCACAACAGGCAACGCGCCTACCGAGCGGGTAGCCATAACACGCGCGGCCTCATAAAGTGATGCTTCAGGCGAAATGGTTATTAATTCCTTGGATTTCTTTTCGAGAACAGTTCTTACGGTAGACATTTTTCCCTCCTCCATTCACATTCTTATAATAGCAGGGAATGCCCTGCCATTTATTAACAGTCTATTAAATCTTCTCACCTTGTGTTTGATGAAAAATCATTCATTATTAATAAAATACGATATTTTTCATTGAAATAACACTTAAAAAAGAAAATTTTTCATTAATTGATAATAATTTATTAAGAATCTTGTGGTTAAAATCACGGAATATTTAATGTTTCTCGTCAAAGATAAAGGATAAATTCGATAAAAATCCAGTGTATCGGGAGAACAGGGCTATAGACTTTGCGGATAAATATCTGACGCTGCGCCGGTTATGCTTGTGACTGAAACCTTTCGATTTTTTCGATGCGATAACGGATAGCCCCTGCAGGAACGTGTATTTCCACCTCTTCGCCTTCTTTTTTCAGCATTAATTGGCGAACAAGGGGAGTTTCATAGGAAATAATATTATTGTCCACATCGGATTCAATGGGGCCCAATATTGTGTAAATATCCAGCTGGTTGGTATCCAGATTGCGTAAATGAACCGTTTTACCGACGGTTACCAGTCCGTCCGGCAGGTCCATATTTTCAATAATCTCGGCGCCCTGAATAAGTTCGCCCAATTCCTGGAGGCGTCGGGCAATTAGGTGTTGTTGCTGTTTGGCCGCGTCATACTCTGCATTTTCGCGTAAATCGCCGTGGGCAGCCGCTTCTCCCACCTTTCGGGCGATTTCTCCCCGGAGTCTTTTTTGAAGCGTTTCAATTTCACTCCGAATTTTTTCGTAACCCGCATGCGTCATATAGTTTGGCATAATGACTTGATCCTCCACGTGATATCTTGCACAAACACACTTTCTAAAGAAGACACACAAATTATTTTCGTAACGATAGATAATCTCATTTAACTTACACAATCTGATCTATATAAAAATAGGACATTGTATCCACAATATCAATAAAAAAAGGGAGGCTTTTGAAAAGCCGCCCTTTTAAATTTAATTATACGGCAAAAAGCATCAGTGAACACAGCTAA is a genomic window containing:
- a CDS encoding T9SS type A sorting domain-containing protein, producing the protein MKKILLLSILLLGLAVPSQAGRFVAIGLNNPHEVWYYFDTMGMTVSVENSGPLSQVEIQTRARMVCSSWQCPTNQPFQVKIPFELPKGAVLISAGLFDGTQWIDAKPTDLFKAEEIYEQTPKSDLRLLLRKVIQRDYYGKSVSKYEMRLSPIYRDKDFTFRVKYVIRATPGIWQMRTAIPLSSFFESCPTYHCSIPVNFYFVDHDFPSAQPKIIYGIYSEANFPFEKVGGKWKTSIPARKINFYSNIGIRWFRPLSKGPELRIFENESGAYYSLMLTPPLLPTERNPRHILIIYDLAENIPSKFSRTQLLNEFKVMAISGLTELDSINVLLTDFVPKTLREHFVPATDQTVEQLFNEITQAPQPYLSTLPQLLRAAKDYFNRENVAGEIWLFSSANKHSKPLSVANEIIDLSLRQIKPAVSFRIFNCANYDWEYYIWINNKAYFGNDYLYENLARLSHGGVVKARDLNSWQLRDALADVFFPALDVVEVDALPQGGFHESRFLLNSGRTHFPIAWPYVEIGRYQGNRPFSIDYFGKIDGHLYKHTVTITDTFNSPHPELLATMWHGLHVEDLLKEPQSQATIEEIGQIATKYHFLSPYNGFVIPGPSGLVGFKRLVEVDTTQSQKAVAENQPTRFDLAAFPNPFNLSTEVQLTFPMLKKTEKARISIYNLLGKRVRTFQFELPSGSTRLQFRWNGESTEGLILPSGIYVIVGKIGTFQQRLKVTLLK
- the greA gene encoding transcription elongation factor GreA, whose protein sequence is MPNYMTHAGYEKIRSEIETLQKRLRGEIARKVGEAAAHGDLRENAEYDAAKQQQHLIARRLQELGELIQGAEIIENMDLPDGLVTVGKTVHLRNLDTNQLDIYTILGPIESDVDNNIISYETPLVRQLMLKKEGEEVEIHVPAGAIRYRIEKIERFQSQA
- a CDS encoding CBS domain-containing protein; the protein is MSTVRTVLEKKSKELITISPEASLYEAARVMATRSVGALPVVEKETMLGIISERDILRLLARRCEQLKDTKVKDVMTTEVIVATPEDSTDYLMGIVTENKIRHIPVLENGKLIGIISIGDLVKNQLHEAHYEIHYLHDFIAGTYPR